One genomic region from Blattabacterium cuenoti encodes:
- a CDS encoding zinc-binding metallopeptidase family protein: protein MKSNYSISSDSLKFLKKYLNSSSPTGCESEGQKIWINYINSYVEKIQTDLYGTAVGIINPNFPYKLIIEAHVDEISWSVNYITEDGIIYVSRNGGSDHQIAPSKRVIIHTEKGFVHGVFGWPAIHTRKSSEEKSPSIDNIFVDIGVSSKTEAINLGVHVGCMITYPDEFFIMNHNYFVSRALDNKIGGFIIAEIAKMIMENDVHLKFGLYIVNSVQEEVGLRGAKMISQTIRPNMAIVTDVTHDTSSPMIDKKIQGDIKCGLGPVIGYAPSIQKNIRELIINTADSKKILFQRLVSSRYTGTDTDAFAYSNKGVTSALISIPLKYMHTTVEMVHKKDVEKTILLIFETLKEINNSKKFFID from the coding sequence ATGAAAAGTAATTATTCAATTAGTAGTGATTCTTTAAAATTTCTTAAAAAATATTTAAATAGTTCTTCTCCAACAGGATGTGAAAGTGAAGGACAAAAAATATGGATTAATTACATTAATTCTTATGTAGAAAAAATTCAAACCGATTTATATGGAACAGCAGTAGGAATCATCAATCCGAATTTTCCATATAAATTAATTATTGAAGCTCATGTTGATGAAATATCTTGGTCAGTGAATTATATCACAGAAGATGGCATCATATATGTTTCTCGTAATGGAGGATCAGATCATCAAATTGCTCCATCTAAAAGAGTCATTATTCATACAGAAAAAGGATTCGTTCATGGAGTATTTGGATGGCCAGCTATTCACACAAGAAAATCTTCAGAAGAAAAATCTCCTAGTATAGATAATATATTTGTGGATATTGGTGTTTCCAGTAAAACTGAGGCGATCAATCTAGGAGTTCATGTAGGTTGTATGATTACTTATCCTGATGAATTTTTTATTATGAATCACAATTATTTTGTATCTAGAGCTTTAGATAATAAAATAGGAGGTTTTATAATAGCAGAAATAGCAAAAATGATTATGGAAAATGATGTTCATTTAAAATTTGGGTTATACATAGTGAATTCTGTTCAAGAGGAAGTCGGATTAAGAGGAGCTAAAATGATTTCTCAAACCATACGACCAAATATGGCTATTGTTACGGATGTAACGCATGATACATCTAGTCCTATGATTGATAAAAAAATACAAGGAGATATTAAATGTGGATTAGGCCCTGTCATTGGATATGCTCCATCAATACAAAAAAATATTAGAGAACTTATTATTAATACTGCTGATAGTAAAAAAATACTTTTTCAACGTTTAGTTTCATCTAGATATACAGGAACAGATACAGATGCTTTTGCTTATTCCAATAAAGGAGTCACATCTGCTTTAATATCCATTCCTCTAAAATACATGCATACTACAGTAGAAATGGTTCATAAAAAAGATGTAGAAAAAACTATATTATTAATTTTTGAAACTTTGAAAGAAATTAATAACTCTAAAAAATTTTTTATCGATTAA
- the dapF gene encoding diaminopimelate epimerase: MKLNFFKYQGTGNDFILIDSRTEEIVKEYPLLKKLCDRHFGIGADGIILIQNDSKGDFYMKYYNSDGKESTMCGNGGRCAIHFSKKLGITKGNKIHFRAMDGYHYGLIKRNENKDLVSMSLLNIKKNEIEIHPEHVFLNTGSPHHILFVENINKIDVYKEGRKIRFQNSYLKKGVNVNFVEIFENKTLQVRTYERGVENETLSCGTGVTASVIAAYKMNKISSIEEIQVDTLGGKLWVSLKETKDEYKNIYLTGSVEFIFQGYILI; this comes from the coding sequence GTGAAATTGAATTTTTTTAAATACCAGGGTACAGGAAATGATTTCATTCTCATAGATTCCAGAACAGAAGAAATAGTGAAGGAATATCCTCTTTTAAAAAAATTATGTGATAGGCATTTTGGAATTGGTGCAGACGGAATCATTTTGATTCAAAATGATTCTAAAGGTGATTTTTATATGAAATATTATAATTCCGATGGAAAAGAAAGTACAATGTGTGGAAATGGAGGAAGATGTGCCATTCATTTTTCTAAAAAATTAGGAATTACCAAAGGTAATAAAATTCATTTTAGAGCTATGGATGGATATCATTATGGATTGATAAAAAGAAACGAAAACAAAGATTTGGTTTCTATGAGTTTACTGAATATAAAAAAAAATGAAATAGAAATTCATCCAGAACACGTTTTTTTAAATACTGGTTCTCCTCATCATATACTTTTTGTAGAAAACATCAATAAAATAGATGTGTATAAAGAAGGAAGAAAAATTAGATTTCAAAATTCCTATTTGAAAAAAGGAGTCAATGTGAATTTTGTAGAAATATTTGAAAATAAAACTTTACAAGTGCGTACTTATGAAAGAGGAGTAGAAAACGAAACTTTATCCTGCGGAACAGGAGTGACAGCTTCTGTTATCGCGGCATATAAAATGAATAAAATTTCCTCTATTGAAGAAATTCAAGTTGATACTCTTGGAGGAAAATTATGGGTTTCATTAAAAGAAACAAAAGACGAATACAAAAATATTTATTTAACTGGATCTGTTGAATTTATATTTCAAGGATATATTTTAATATGA
- a CDS encoding Do family serine endopeptidase — MKRIVFYIVLSSIMSSIITIAAYKQYTKEDPFLFPYTSSLAKTRLTSSDSSSLVSSAGLPDFTRVVEKTIHAVVNVKNYSKKYSNQFDPFDFFFGFPDDFENRGKKPQRNDLPGLHGSGVIISPDGYIVTNNHVIKDAEKIEITLNDQKTYRAKLIGTDPSTDIALLKISDKNLPFIYFSDSNKVQVGEWVLAIGNPFDLNSTVTAGIISAKNRSLGILRGETQSAIESFFQTDAAVNPGNSGGALINTNGELIGINTAISSSSGNFIGYSFAAPSNLVAKVIQDIKKYGTVQRAYLGVRGMDLSRTEYLKAYNKETHQNIKPQQGFLIGEVFDRSGAADAGLKKGDIIKSIDEKLIQNIADLSFIVGTKHPGDKVKVNIIRNGQKKSFKVTLKDLQGRTKIRNREEISPSELLGATFEPLSQEYKKDFGIDYGIRIREIRTGRLSSIGMEEGDIILSINGKKMKKPNDVDRVLKKYSGDVTIKSIKQNGQVYIAGFEMN; from the coding sequence ATGAAGAGAATAGTTTTTTATATTGTACTTAGCAGTATAATGAGTTCAATCATAACCATTGCTGCATATAAACAATACACTAAAGAAGATCCTTTTCTTTTTCCATATACATCATCTTTGGCCAAAACAAGGTTAACCTCATCAGATTCTTCTTCATTGGTTAGTTCTGCAGGATTACCTGATTTTACCAGAGTTGTAGAAAAAACAATCCATGCAGTAGTTAATGTAAAAAATTATTCAAAAAAATATAGTAATCAATTTGATCCATTTGATTTCTTTTTTGGATTTCCTGATGATTTTGAAAATAGAGGAAAAAAACCTCAAAGAAATGACCTTCCTGGACTTCATGGATCAGGAGTCATCATATCACCTGATGGATATATTGTAACGAATAACCATGTGATCAAAGACGCAGAAAAAATTGAAATTACTCTTAATGATCAAAAAACTTATAGAGCTAAGTTGATAGGAACAGATCCTAGCACGGATATAGCGTTATTAAAAATAAGTGATAAAAATTTACCTTTTATTTATTTTTCAGATTCTAATAAAGTGCAGGTAGGAGAATGGGTTTTGGCGATAGGAAATCCTTTTGATTTAAACTCAACAGTCACAGCAGGTATCATCAGTGCAAAAAATAGAAGTTTAGGAATATTAAGAGGAGAAACACAATCAGCTATTGAATCTTTTTTTCAAACAGATGCAGCTGTCAATCCTGGAAATAGTGGAGGAGCTTTAATTAATACCAATGGAGAGTTGATTGGAATTAATACAGCTATTTCTTCATCTTCAGGAAATTTTATAGGATATAGTTTTGCTGCCCCTTCTAATTTAGTAGCAAAAGTTATACAGGATATAAAAAAATATGGAACAGTACAACGTGCATATTTAGGAGTTAGAGGAATGGATCTTTCTAGAACAGAATACTTAAAAGCTTACAATAAAGAAACACATCAAAACATAAAACCACAACAAGGATTTTTAATAGGAGAAGTATTTGATAGAAGTGGAGCTGCAGATGCAGGTCTTAAAAAAGGAGATATCATAAAAAGCATAGACGAAAAATTAATACAAAATATTGCAGATTTATCATTTATTGTGGGAACAAAACATCCAGGTGATAAAGTTAAAGTAAATATTATACGTAACGGACAGAAAAAATCTTTTAAAGTAACGTTAAAAGATTTGCAAGGAAGAACAAAAATAAGAAATAGAGAGGAAATTAGTCCATCTGAATTATTAGGCGCAACATTTGAACCACTTAGTCAAGAGTATAAAAAAGATTTTGGCATTGATTATGGAATTAGAATAAGAGAAATTCGAACAGGTCGTTTAAGTTCTATAGGGATGGAAGAAGGAGACATTATTTTATCTATTAATGGAAAAAAAATGAAAAAACCTAATGATGTTGATCGCGTTTTAAAAAAATACTCAGGAGATGTTACTATCAAATCTATTAAACAAAATGGACAAGTATATATAGCAGGATTTGAAATGAATTAA
- a CDS encoding LptF/LptG family permease produces MKILDRYIIRNLLLTFIFITISLQLLSIVIDISQRMHRLENNQGSIKKALIFYYPFWSIWLANTFSPISVFLSVIFFTSKLEKNSEIMAILSSGISFNRLTIPYLISAFMIGIVALVINYYFLPMANKKKNQFHYQYLLSPKYKKKYEKNQTISTQISKNEYIFIRNFSKKENIGKEFVYQKFYGKKLIYILKSENIFWYKKNRIYVLSDYRETTIKKNHDFFIKGDYKIKKFSFTPEELLPEEYIAETMNISELKKFINIEKRNRNVNIHLNEYYQRTSLPFSTFIFTILGLSLSSKRKKSEIGYNLIIGVILAVFYIFFMEVTKIYSTKDYIPSYLSVWLPNVIFGIITLFFYWNN; encoded by the coding sequence ATGAAAATTCTTGATCGTTATATTATTCGTAATCTTTTGTTGACTTTTATATTTATTACTATTTCTCTGCAATTGCTATCTATAGTCATAGATATATCTCAACGTATGCATCGTTTGGAAAACAATCAAGGATCAATTAAAAAAGCTTTAATTTTTTATTATCCTTTTTGGTCCATATGGTTAGCTAATACTTTTTCTCCTATTTCCGTTTTTTTATCTGTTATTTTTTTCACATCTAAATTAGAAAAGAATTCAGAAATTATGGCTATTCTGTCAAGTGGAATAAGTTTTAACAGATTAACTATTCCTTATTTAATATCAGCTTTCATGATAGGAATTGTAGCCTTAGTAATAAACTATTATTTTCTGCCTATGGCTAACAAAAAAAAAAACCAATTTCATTATCAATATTTATTGAGTCCAAAATATAAAAAGAAATACGAAAAAAATCAAACGATAAGCACTCAAATTTCAAAGAATGAATATATTTTTATTAGAAATTTTTCAAAAAAAGAAAATATAGGGAAAGAGTTTGTTTATCAAAAATTTTATGGAAAAAAATTAATATATATTCTAAAATCTGAAAATATTTTTTGGTACAAAAAAAATAGAATATACGTTTTGTCTGATTACAGAGAGACTACAATAAAAAAAAATCATGATTTTTTTATTAAAGGTGATTATAAAATCAAGAAATTTTCCTTTACTCCTGAAGAACTTTTGCCGGAAGAATACATAGCAGAAACTATGAATATTTCTGAATTGAAAAAATTTATAAACATAGAAAAAAGAAATCGAAATGTCAACATCCATTTAAATGAATATTATCAAAGAACAAGTTTACCTTTTTCCACTTTTATATTCACTATTTTAGGATTATCTCTATCTTCAAAAAGAAAAAAAAGTGAAATAGGTTATAATCTGATTATAGGGGTTATATTAGCTGTCTTTTATATTTTTTTCATGGAAGTTACAAAAATATATTCCACAAAGGATTATATTCCTTCTTATTTATCTGTTTGGTTACCGAATGTAATTTTCGGAATAATTACATTGTTTTTTTATTGGAATAATTAA
- the tgt gene encoding tRNA guanosine(34) transglycosylase Tgt — protein sequence MKFNLIKTDCLSKARAGILETDHGEIETPIFMPVASKGYVKTVPIHEINKISKIILGNTYHLYLQPGIEVFHKAGGIHSFMSWNESILTDSGGFQIFSMRKLNKITEDGVIFKSIINGSYHFFSPEKSMEIQRFIGGDIIMAFDDCTPFPCSHQEAKKSLEKTHLWLKKCCSYLQKNPEIYNYKQSFFPIVQGSIYPDLRRFSAEEICLLEAEGYAIGGLSLGEEKEQTHNITDLLTDILPKKKPRYLMGVGNPVDILEGISLGIDMFDCVIPTRNGRHGMLFTWKGIMNIKNKKWEKDFSCLDEFGNSCVDQLYSKSYVRHLFLSRDNLAKEIASIHNLSFYSNLIKQARVHIMHDQFYSWKKSVIPLLKERL from the coding sequence ATGAAATTTAATTTAATCAAAACGGATTGTCTTTCTAAAGCAAGGGCTGGTATTTTAGAAACAGATCATGGAGAGATAGAAACTCCTATTTTTATGCCAGTAGCTTCAAAAGGCTATGTTAAAACTGTTCCAATACATGAGATAAATAAAATATCAAAAATAATTCTTGGAAATACTTATCATTTATATTTACAACCCGGAATTGAAGTATTCCATAAAGCAGGTGGGATTCATTCTTTTATGAGTTGGAACGAATCTATATTAACGGATAGTGGAGGATTTCAAATTTTTTCTATGAGAAAATTGAATAAAATCACAGAAGATGGAGTAATATTTAAATCGATAATAAATGGATCTTATCATTTTTTTTCTCCAGAAAAATCAATGGAGATTCAACGTTTCATTGGCGGAGATATTATTATGGCTTTTGACGATTGTACACCTTTTCCTTGTAGTCATCAAGAAGCTAAAAAATCTCTAGAAAAAACGCATCTTTGGTTAAAAAAATGTTGTTCCTATTTACAAAAAAATCCAGAAATATATAATTACAAACAAAGTTTTTTCCCTATTGTTCAAGGAAGTATTTATCCGGATTTAAGAAGATTTTCTGCAGAAGAAATCTGCTTGTTAGAAGCTGAAGGTTATGCTATAGGTGGATTAAGTTTAGGAGAAGAGAAAGAACAAACACACAATATCACTGATTTGTTGACAGATATTTTACCTAAAAAAAAACCCAGGTATTTAATGGGAGTAGGAAATCCTGTCGATATTTTGGAAGGAATCTCTCTTGGTATAGATATGTTTGATTGTGTTATTCCTACAAGAAATGGACGTCACGGAATGTTATTTACATGGAAAGGGATTATGAATATAAAAAATAAAAAATGGGAAAAAGATTTTTCCTGTTTAGATGAATTCGGAAATTCTTGTGTAGATCAATTATATAGCAAATCTTATGTAAGACACCTTTTTCTATCCAGAGATAATTTGGCAAAAGAAATAGCCTCTATACATAACCTATCTTTTTACTCCAATTTAATTAAACAAGCAAGAGTTCATATTATGCATGATCAATTTTATTCTTGGAAAAAATCGGTAATTCCTTTATTAAAAGAACGTTTATGA
- the rsmH gene encoding 16S rRNA (cytosine(1402)-N(4))-methyltransferase RsmH produces MSFQHFYYHHEPVLLKESIENLITDRNGIYIDATFGGGGHSYAILKKLNKGGTLIAFDQDKESIKRNFIKDKRFHLFHNNFIHIRDILNQNHIEKVSGILADLGLSSLQIDNPERGFSNQLNCPLDMRMNQDSTYSAQNVLNECSKKELFHIFYEYGEFKKAKKIVEKILKKRFQKKITTTLDLINLFFIHGSFKKRKRFLARLFQSIRIEVNNEINILKDFLLKSSQVIRPGGRIAIISYHSLEDRITKYFFKKGILINKINLKSLPFRMIHKKVIKPSLQEIIRNPRSRSARLRIAEKIIIK; encoded by the coding sequence ATGAGTTTTCAACACTTTTACTATCATCATGAGCCAGTTCTTCTAAAAGAAAGCATAGAAAATTTAATCACAGATCGAAATGGAATTTATATAGATGCAACATTTGGTGGAGGAGGACATTCTTATGCTATTTTAAAAAAATTAAATAAAGGAGGAACTTTAATAGCTTTTGACCAGGATAAAGAATCTATAAAAAGGAATTTTATTAAAGATAAACGTTTTCATCTATTTCACAATAATTTTATTCATATACGTGATATTTTGAATCAAAATCATATCGAAAAAGTATCAGGAATATTAGCTGATTTAGGTCTTTCATCTTTACAAATAGACAATCCTGAAAGAGGATTTTCAAATCAATTAAATTGTCCTTTAGACATGAGAATGAATCAGGATTCTACTTATTCTGCTCAAAATGTTCTTAACGAATGTTCAAAAAAAGAGTTATTTCATATATTTTATGAATATGGAGAATTTAAAAAAGCAAAAAAAATTGTGGAAAAAATACTCAAAAAACGTTTTCAAAAAAAAATTACTACTACTTTGGATTTAATTAATCTTTTTTTTATTCATGGATCTTTTAAAAAAAGAAAAAGATTTCTTGCTAGACTTTTCCAATCGATACGAATAGAAGTGAATAATGAAATAAATATTTTAAAGGATTTTTTATTAAAATCTTCTCAAGTTATCCGACCAGGAGGTAGAATAGCTATAATTTCATATCATTCTCTTGAAGATAGAATCACAAAATATTTTTTCAAAAAGGGAATTTTAATAAATAAAATTAACTTAAAATCTCTTCCATTCAGAATGATACATAAAAAAGTAATTAAACCAAGCCTTCAGGAGATCATAAGGAATCCAAGATCCCGAAGTGCTAGATTAAGAATAGCAGAAAAAATAATAATAAAATAA
- a CDS encoding FtsL-like putative cell division protein — MKTNIKDILKGKFLVKEDAYRSWKFIFFMTVLSLISITSSHMMDRKIRKITKISEEIKELKSEYANIHSKCMKMQLSSFIRKKLVNRLKHLEEPPYELILENQQEKEMDTRRK, encoded by the coding sequence ATGAAAACAAATATCAAAGATATCCTGAAAGGAAAATTCTTAGTCAAAGAAGATGCTTACCGTAGTTGGAAATTCATTTTTTTTATGACTGTTCTATCTTTAATCAGCATTACTAGCTCACATATGATGGACAGAAAAATTAGAAAAATAACTAAAATTAGTGAAGAAATTAAAGAATTAAAATCTGAATATGCAAATATACATAGTAAATGTATGAAAATGCAATTATCTTCTTTTATCAGAAAAAAATTGGTGAATCGATTAAAACATTTAGAGGAACCTCCATACGAGTTAATCTTAGAAAATCAACAAGAAAAAGAGATGGATACAAGAAGAAAATAA